A segment of the Sanyastnella coralliicola genome:
ATCGGCTTGCTTTGAGGCATTCTCTATGCTGTCGATAAAAGCGTCAACGTTCTTATTGGTTTCTTGAGTTGCGAGTCCTGACATAAGTTGAAGATAGGGATGTAGGCGGTAGGCTGTATGCTGTACGCTGTTTTTTTTGAATGGCGAATGGGCTAAATGGCAAAAAGGCGAACGGGCAAATTGTGGTAAACAAAAAGGGCTGCCTCATGAGACAGCCCATTATTAATTCATTCAAGTATTTCGCCTAACGCCTAACGCCTAACGCCTAACGCCTAACGCCTAACGCCTTAATTGAAGGATACCTTAATCAGATTCTTAATTCCAGCGGCTCCCCAGAAAATGAGTGTTCCAATGATCAGGTGAACCATGTATGCTGAGAACCAGCTTCCTGCGGCATCAAAGTGCCATCCGTATTCGTTCACTAATGTCCAGTCGTTGATGATCATGTATGACCATATAGCCTTTGTATAGACCACAACGCAGACGACGTATGTTTTAAATAGACTGTTCATATCAATGCAGTGTTGTGATTATCAATTCTGTTCATCCAGTAAACACGGGGTGTTTCTAGATCTTTTTAAAACCTCGAAACGTGGTATTCACTTTATTCAACAGGCTCGATTCAAATGCTATGAATGAACTACTAGAGATAGTGCGAAAACTGTGCCATTTTCGCTTAGAAGACATTGATTTCGTGCTTACTGGATCTTAAGCCAGCGTTTGGAAAGTCGAAAATTGGTGCTATGGACAACGATTTGGTAACAGCCTGCGTCCCATTCCTCAACTTGAATCTCAGTTCTTCTATTCAATAGAGACTCATAGACTATTTGTCCTTGAAGGTTGTAAATGGAAATAAGCAGATCGGATCCATTAAATGAATCTGGAGATTCGATAATCAACTTATCCGAACCTGGGTTAGGGTAGATACCCAGGGCGGGGTCTAAGCGATGCTCGTCCGTGTAGACGAAGTTAGAATTCATCATTAGAAGGAACCCATCCTGCTGCGACTGCGCATCTAAGTTCAGGGAGCCTGCGAATGGATTGAAGTCTACTTCTTCTTCAAAGGAACCAACTGCCACTATTTTGCCGTTCGAGTCGGAAACAATGCTGTTTCCATAGTCTTGACCAGGACCACCAGCTGTTCCAGCCCAGTTCAAGGAGCCATCGAGTTCGAGTTCAGCCCAAAAGACGTCTTCGTTCCCGTTCGAGTTGAGACCGACTGCGTTTCCACCTTCTCCGAGGTTCAAGTCTGTTGAGAAGTACCCCGTTATTAAGAGTGAATTCGATGCGCGGACGTCAACATTTAAGCCATAATCGAGTCCTGAACCGGAGAAAATTCGATGCCAGTCGAGGACCCCATCGGGGTTGATTCGTGCAACAAGAATATCGTTCCCAAAAGGTTCAGGAGATTCAATAAGGATGTTTTCTGCACTGGGGTTATAAACGACTGCATTATCGAAGGTAGCCGTGAAGTAGAGGTTGTCTTGATTATCTACCCCACTATCGAATACGAAGCCTTGATCGAATCCATTCTCGTTGGTAGCCAGGATGTCAAGGGAAATGAAGTCTCCATTTGAGTTGTAATGAATGATGTAAATGTCAAAAGCGAATCCTGCATCCACCCCTATTTCGTCTGAAGGATCTGGAGTTAGTTGTCCGGTGTATTCTCCTAAGACTACGATGTCGTTGTTACTCAAGATGCTTATGGAACGGCCATAATTCTCGCCGTCTGGTTGACTTTCTATTTGTCGAGCCCACAACAAATTTCCATTGGGATCGAGTTTTTGAATGAAAGTGTGGGTGTATGGATTGATATCATCTGACGGAATGAAAAACTCATCAGGTCCTGGATCAAAGTCAATTTGATAATTGAATTGACCAGTGACGTAGAGGTTGTCGTCGTTGTCGACTGCGATGTCTCTTGCGAAGTCATTCACTCCAAGTGGTTGAGAGTATCCCCAGAGTAATTCACCTGCGGCATTCAATTTGACGACAAATGAAACCACTTGACTGGAGAATCCTTGAATCCAAGTCTCAGCCGGCCCCGGATCAATGTCGAGGCTATCTAGAAACAAACCGAGCGCATAGATATTCCCTTGTGAATCGCAGGCAAGGTCGGTACAAAAGGTGTTCGTAGGAGAGAAAAAGGCACCGGCCCATTGAAGCTCACCATCGAAATTTAGCTTTCGGACATACCCAGAGCTGAGACCAGTAGAGGTGATGAGGTTTTCGCTCGCCGATGGATCAAAATCAACTTCGCCGTCGAAGGCACCAGCCGTGATGATATTGTCTTGGTTGTCGATGGCCACAGAAGTTTCTTGCCCTCGTGCTTCACCCCCAAGGCTGAAAGCATTTAGAAAATCGGGGTCTTGTGAGTAGGAAGTGAAGAGTAGAAATGTCAGAAAAAAAGAGAGTGCTAATTTCATCAGTATAGTGCTTGCTCGAATGTACTCAATTGGGGAAGAGCAAATCATGATTAACTTGAAGAAGTATGAGTATTGAAGTTGAAGAGGGAATTCCGATTAACTCATGGTGGGTCAAAGGCTTTATTGATATCGCTCAAGCATGGGAAGGTATCGCTAGCGAAAACCAGGTGGATATTGAGGGTCGAGTAAATGCGTACGAGGTGCGCTTTAATTTGAGTATCGAGAACTTCGTGATTTCCGGTTTAAGGAAGCAAGCTAATATCCAAAGTGGCTTAAATACTAAGTCAAGTCCGTACAGTGAAGTGGTTGAGATATCCAGCAAATTCATCGACAGTCCAGCAAGGCAATTGTGGTTGTTCGAACGTTCATTTGCTAACAGACTCAGATTTTTCCTGAATCGCAAGTCACATATGATGATAGAGAATCATATGTATTGGACAAACGAGTACAATTCCGAGTCGGAACAAGCAATTAGAAAGCTCATGCAAACGTTTAAAGTAGACTACCTCTCAATTAGAAAGGGACAGCTGTCATTGCGGCTGTTAAGTATGCCAAGTACCTTCGAACAGGTACAAGCGGTACTCAACGCCTGTCAAATCATCAATGGAAGCAATCAATGATTAGAAAAGTACTCGTATTCACAGGGATCCTCATCCTGGCTCCCGTGATTGCCGCGTTGTATGGGGTGGTGCATGATCAGATTACTTATTCCATCTCGAACGAGTACTACACTAAGTTTAAGTTCATTCAGTTCCGTATGATGGAAATGGGCATGGGAGAAAACATCGGAACAGAAGAACGTCCGGAAATCATCCTCAAGAACCCTCGACTAGGAGCGGCTTACGTAGGTGCTATGGCCACTTGGTGGGTTGGTGTCATCATCGGTGCGATTTTAGCCATGGTCGGACTCCTCCATAAGAACCACCGGAATATGTGGAAGACCACCCTTCAGGCCTTGGTTCTGACGATGGTCATCGCCCTAGTCACGGGCCTTATTGGATTAGGTGTCGGGTCTACATACGAAGCATCTCCCGGCTGGTTTATTCCAGACTATCTCGAGCATCCACAACGTTTTATCATGGTAGGCTCTATGCACAATTTCAGCTATCTCGGTGGTGGTGTGGGGTTGTTGGCAGGGATGTTTTTTAGTCTGAAACGAAGAGCCTCTTTAAAGCGTGATAGTATGATCAGTCCGCCTGAGGCGGGATAGCATGGATAGCATGGTTAGTCCGCCTTAGGCGGAAAGCATGATTAGCTTAGAATCGGTCCACGGTCAGAGTTAGCTCTTCCCCAAGAACTCCATCGCTTGCTTCGCTAGTCCTTCCCAATCACCTTCAAACTCACCTGGCACTTCGAGCCAATCTTTCATCGGTCTTCCTTTTCCTGAGGGGTCCCAATTGACTGACCCTGGATATTTATCTAAGAGTAAGGCTACTTCGTCTCTACCAATTTTGAAGACCATCGCCCCTTTGAAGAAGGCAGCGAAAGCTTTCCCATTCGCTTTTAGACAAGGCTTGCCGAACATTTGCCCCAAAGTGGTTCCGTATTCTTCGGAGAATTGTTGGCCGATCTGTTGGTAGGTGTGCTCACTCATAGGGCTAATATCGTAAACCGTTGGCAGTATGCAGTATGCCGTGCGCTGCATCTTGTTCGAACCAAAAACCAAGAACCAAGAACCAAGAACTAGCGACTAATGACTAATAACTGTACCCTCGAACCACTTCCAATTGAATACCTACCGAATCTCCTACTTTGACGACCAAATTCTCAAACCCATAGATGAATGCCTGTTTTGGGCAGGCGAAGAGTTATCTTTGCGGCAACCAACAACCAATGAATCATGTTTAAGTCAAGACTTCTCTTTTTGATGCTGTTCTGTGTATCTGTTTTCACTTCCCAAGCACAGACTATAAAATGGGAGTGCCAGGATACGTGTGTTAACGAAGATGAGGACCTGTTGTGTGGCACGACAGATCACTTTAAGCCGGTCATGCCCAATGGAGAAGGTATCAATACATTCACTGAGTTGTCAGATGGGTCATTTCTTTTGATCACTGAAGGGTCCGGAAATGGTGGCTCTGAACAAAATGTAACTATTCAGAAACTGACAAGTCAAGGTGAGCCACTTTGGAGTAACAAGGTGTTTAGCACTTCTTCTATAACTGTTGCGGACGTAGCAGAAGACTTAAACGGGAATATAATCCTCGTGGGTAGTTATGCTGGAAATGCGTTCTCAGAAGATGGATTGTTCGATTCACTAGCAGAAGGACAAACAGACTCGTTCACCCTAAACTATCAATCAAATGGTGGTTTTAACTGGGGTGCGAGCATCGGGGCTGCTGGCGTGGATAGAGCGCAACAGGTGACTACCGATAATGAAGGGAATATCATTGTTGCCGGTACATTCTCAGGAGAAGTGAATTTCAATACCGATGACGGGGGTGATGTGATCAACCTAGTGTATGTCTTGTCTGATGGATACGGATCAGCGTTCAAATTGGATCCGAATGGAAATACACAATGGGCAACCGTTGTTGACCTTTATGAAGAGCTCGAGTTCACAGATATGGACACAGATCAGGATGGAAATACTGTGTTCTCTGGGAAATACTGTAGTAATGTAGGTCTAGAAAATCCAATATTCGTTGGATGCGATGGAACTCATAATAATGTACTGGCAGGTATGATCAACCCAAATGGTGGAAATACCTGGATTGGTTCAATTGAAAGTGATAGCCCTATTTCATTGCGTTCCATGCATGTGTCTGGAAATGGGCTCATCTACCTTATGGGAGGCTACCAGGGATTGGTAGATTTTGATTTAGGTCCTGAAGTTCAAGAATACAACTCCGAAGGGGGAGCAGATCTCTTTGTCGTTGGATACGACGCCAATGGAACGTTAGTTGAGCCGTTGACTTTAAGTTGGGCTGATGGTGACGCTATCGCGGAAGGGCTTTCTGAAGATGAGAATGGGAACATGTTACTTACATACGCCAGCGCACTTTCACCACAAGCAGATCTCCTTTGTGCAAACCCTAATGAAGAGTGTGTGAATGAAATGATTGTGGGTCTAATGACTTTTACTTCCGCAATGAATGGCGGTCAAGCTACGGTAAGCCCAATCTGGTCGAATACCGTGACACGCAAGGGAGGTGGAGATTGGAACTGTACAATGCAAGGCGGAGCCATCGTGTGTACATGTCAATGCCTATCCGCTTCTATCAATACTGGAGGTGGTCCACTTGACATCAATGCAGCAGACAGCGAACCGTTCGCACTCTTATTCGGCATTGAACAAGAAGGATGTACAGATCCAAACGCATGTAATTACGACGCTTCTGCGACAATTTCTGATGGGAAATGTTTGTATTCTGAAACGTGTGCTGAGTGCGGTGGTGATGGTGAATGCATCGGATGTACGGATGTGAACGCTTGTAACTACGCACC
Coding sequences within it:
- a CDS encoding T9SS type A sorting domain-containing protein, which encodes MKLALSFFLTFLLFTSYSQDPDFLNAFSLGGEARGQETSVAIDNQDNIITAGAFDGEVDFDPSASENLITSTGLSSGYVRKLNFDGELQWAGAFFSPTNTFCTDLACDSQGNIYALGLFLDSLDIDPGPAETWIQGFSSQVVSFVVKLNAAGELLWGYSQPLGVNDFARDIAVDNDDNLYVTGQFNYQIDFDPGPDEFFIPSDDINPYTHTFIQKLDPNGNLLWARQIESQPDGENYGRSISILSNNDIVVLGEYTGQLTPDPSDEIGVDAGFAFDIYIIHYNSNGDFISLDILATNENGFDQGFVFDSGVDNQDNLYFTATFDNAVVYNPSAENILIESPEPFGNDILVARINPDGVLDWHRIFSGSGLDYGLNVDVRASNSLLITGYFSTDLNLGEGGNAVGLNSNGNEDVFWAELELDGSLNWAGTAGGPGQDYGNSIVSDSNGKIVAVGSFEEEVDFNPFAGSLNLDAQSQQDGFLLMMNSNFVYTDEHRLDPALGIYPNPGSDKLIIESPDSFNGSDLLISIYNLQGQIVYESLLNRRTEIQVEEWDAGCYQIVVHSTNFRLSKRWLKIQ